The Streptomyces phaeolivaceus genome has a window encoding:
- a CDS encoding VOC family protein encodes MATTTALNWKLVIDTRDAQPLADFWAAALGYEVEDPSALITHLLATGDLPEAAVAEHNGHHVFRGYAAVRHPDDPYDPFTGIGKGRRLLFQDVPEPKTVKNRLHIDIHAGPDGLTSLVTRLETLGATRVEEFDRGPAGHWWLLRDPEGNEFCAA; translated from the coding sequence ATGGCTACGACCACCGCACTGAACTGGAAACTGGTCATCGACACCCGGGACGCCCAGCCCCTGGCCGATTTCTGGGCCGCGGCGCTGGGCTACGAGGTGGAGGACCCGAGCGCGCTCATCACCCATCTCCTGGCCACGGGCGACCTTCCCGAGGCCGCCGTCGCCGAGCACAACGGCCACCACGTCTTCCGCGGCTACGCCGCCGTCCGCCACCCCGACGACCCGTACGACCCCTTCACCGGCATCGGCAAGGGCCGCCGCCTCCTCTTCCAGGACGTCCCCGAGCCCAAGACGGTCAAGAACCGCCTCCACATCGACATCCACGCGGGCCCCGACGGCCTGACCTCCCTGGTCACCCGCCTGGAAACCCTGGGCGCCACCCGCGTCGAGGAGTTCGACCGGGGTCCGGCGGGGCACTGGTGGTTGCTGCGGGATCCGGAGGGGAACGAGTTCTGCGCGGCGTAG
- a CDS encoding TetR/AcrR family transcriptional regulator: MSPTSEILTAERILEATEEVLRRHGPAKATVVDVARALGVSHGSVYRHFRTKAVLREAVTKRWLDRTTATLTAIAAGDGDPEARLRAWLAALFEAKRRKAGDDPELFATYHVLAEENGEAVGTHIADLTAQLARVIESGTESGTFTPTAPTPTARAVFHATARFHDPSYAPTWQQPDIEAQFEAVVELVVRGLRV; the protein is encoded by the coding sequence ATGTCACCGACGTCCGAGATCCTGACCGCCGAGCGCATCCTCGAAGCGACCGAGGAGGTCCTGCGCCGCCATGGGCCCGCCAAGGCCACCGTGGTCGACGTGGCCCGCGCGCTCGGCGTCAGCCACGGCAGCGTCTACCGCCACTTCCGTACGAAGGCGGTGCTGCGGGAGGCGGTGACCAAGCGCTGGCTGGACCGTACGACGGCGACGCTCACCGCGATCGCCGCCGGGGACGGCGACCCCGAGGCGCGGCTGCGGGCCTGGCTCGCGGCGCTCTTCGAGGCGAAGCGCCGCAAGGCGGGTGACGATCCCGAGCTGTTCGCCACGTACCACGTCCTGGCCGAGGAGAACGGCGAGGCCGTCGGCACGCATATCGCCGACCTCACCGCCCAGCTCGCCCGCGTCATCGAGTCCGGCACCGAGTCCGGCACCTTCACCCCCACCGCCCCCACCCCCACGGCCCGAGCCGTCTTCCACGCCACGGCCCGCTTCCACGACCCCTCCTACGCCCCCACCTGGCAACAACCGGACATCGAGGCCCAGTTCGAGGCGGTCGTGGAACTGGTGGTGCGGGGGTTGCGGGTCTGA
- a CDS encoding aldo/keto reductase encodes MTTTPQTRTLGSTGPQVSALGLGCMGMSALYGEADRAESIATIHAALEAGVTLLDTGDFYGMGHNELLIGEALRAAPAAHREQALTSVKFGALRDPDGGWSGYDGRPAAVRNFAAYSLQRLGTDHIDVYRIARVDPDVPIEETVGAIAELVEKGYVRHIGLSEVGAETIRRAAATAPITDLQIEYSLISRGIEDEILPTTRELGIAVTAYGVLSRGLISGHFTRDRQLAAGDFRAFSPRFQGENLQHNLDLVDALRKIAEQKGASVARIAIAWVLSRGEDIVPLVGARRRDRLAEALGALEVTLDAADLAAIEDAVPADAAAGDRYPAAQMAHLDSER; translated from the coding sequence ATGACGACGACACCGCAGACCCGCACCCTCGGATCCACCGGCCCCCAGGTCTCCGCCCTCGGCCTCGGCTGTATGGGTATGTCCGCGTTGTACGGCGAGGCCGACCGGGCCGAGTCGATCGCGACGATCCACGCGGCCCTCGAAGCCGGTGTGACCCTGCTGGACACGGGCGACTTCTACGGCATGGGCCACAACGAACTGCTGATCGGCGAGGCCCTGCGCGCGGCGCCCGCCGCACATCGGGAGCAGGCGCTGACCAGCGTCAAGTTCGGGGCGCTGCGTGACCCGGACGGAGGCTGGTCCGGATACGACGGCCGCCCGGCGGCGGTGCGGAACTTCGCCGCGTACTCCCTGCAGCGCCTCGGCACCGACCACATCGACGTCTACCGGATCGCGCGGGTCGACCCCGACGTCCCGATCGAGGAGACGGTCGGCGCGATCGCGGAGCTGGTGGAGAAGGGGTACGTCCGCCACATCGGCCTGAGCGAGGTCGGCGCGGAGACGATCCGCCGGGCCGCCGCCACGGCCCCGATCACGGACCTCCAGATCGAGTACTCGCTCATCTCGCGCGGTATCGAGGACGAGATCCTGCCGACCACGCGGGAGCTGGGCATCGCGGTCACGGCGTACGGCGTGCTCTCCCGGGGCCTGATCTCCGGCCACTTCACCCGTGACCGGCAGCTGGCGGCGGGGGACTTCCGGGCCTTCTCGCCCCGCTTCCAGGGGGAGAACCTCCAGCACAACCTGGACCTGGTCGACGCCCTGCGGAAGATCGCCGAGCAGAAGGGGGCGTCGGTCGCGCGGATCGCGATCGCCTGGGTGCTGTCGCGCGGTGAGGACATCGTCCCGCTCGTCGGGGCCCGCCGCCGGGACAGGCTGGCCGAGGCGCTGGGCGCGCTGGAGGTGACCCTGGACGCGGCCGACCTGGCGGCGATCGAGGACGCCGTCCCGGCCGACGCGGCGGCGGGCGACCGCTACCCGGCGGCCCAGATGGCACACCTCGACAGCGAACGCTGA
- a CDS encoding DUF4394 domain-containing protein — MRKQAIIGVLTMAVAIGTVGAVGAGALGGSSGSSGSSGSSASSGSSGSSGSSASAEGSQDGSAGLGAGVESVESVESKGGAPGGGAKVPGGLKAVGLTADQRLVVFRVDKPAAAVPLGRLDGLKGDTRLVGIDYRVQNNKLYGVGDRGGIYTIREVGAKATKVSQLTVALRGKAYGVDFNPAANRLRVISDTGQNLRHNLDDAQGAPAAGTTAVDGTLTNPPVPPATAGVTAQGVTGAAYTNNDLDTTTATTLFDLDTAQDRVSVQSPANTGSLAPTGNLGVDAPPSSGFDIYSSTGGGVNAGYAVTGNRLFGVDLLTGKASPAGAFPKGRQVVDLAIPLRQG, encoded by the coding sequence ATGCGCAAGCAAGCGATCATCGGCGTACTCACGATGGCGGTGGCGATCGGGACGGTCGGCGCGGTCGGGGCGGGAGCGCTGGGCGGATCATCCGGGTCATCCGGGTCATCCGGATCGTCGGCATCATCTGGATCGTCCGGGTCGTCCGGGTCGTCGGCGTCGGCCGAGGGCTCGCAGGACGGCTCCGCCGGTCTCGGGGCCGGTGTCGAGTCCGTCGAGTCCGTCGAGTCCAAGGGGGGCGCTCCGGGCGGTGGGGCGAAGGTGCCCGGAGGCCTGAAGGCCGTCGGGCTCACCGCCGACCAGCGGCTCGTCGTCTTCCGCGTCGACAAGCCGGCCGCCGCCGTCCCGCTCGGCAGGCTGGACGGCCTCAAGGGCGACACAAGGCTCGTCGGCATCGACTACCGCGTCCAGAACAACAAGCTGTACGGCGTCGGCGACCGGGGCGGCATCTACACGATCCGCGAGGTGGGCGCCAAGGCCACCAAGGTCTCCCAGCTCACGGTCGCCCTCCGGGGCAAGGCGTACGGGGTGGACTTCAACCCCGCCGCCAACCGTCTGAGGGTGATCAGCGACACCGGCCAGAACCTCCGCCACAACCTCGACGACGCCCAGGGCGCCCCGGCCGCCGGTACCACAGCCGTCGACGGCACCCTGACCAACCCGCCGGTGCCGCCCGCCACGGCCGGTGTCACGGCCCAGGGGGTGACCGGGGCGGCGTACACCAACAACGACCTCGACACCACGACGGCGACCACCCTCTTCGACCTCGACACCGCCCAGGACCGGGTGTCGGTCCAGTCCCCGGCCAACACGGGCAGCCTCGCGCCCACCGGCAACCTCGGCGTCGACGCCCCGCCGTCCTCCGGATTCGACATCTACAGCTCGACGGGCGGCGGGGTGAACGCCGGGTACGCGGTGACGGGGAATCGACTCTTCGGCGTCGACCTGCTGACGGGGAAGGCGAGCCCGGCGGGCGCCTTCCCGAAGGGACGGCAGGTGGTGGACCTGGCGATACCGCTGCGGCAGGGCTGA
- a CDS encoding endonuclease/exonuclease/phosphatase family protein: MTIRIATFNAENLFRRPTVFGLDDDARRKEVLDDFTELVALLGKEIYQEADRARIAELIVKHDAHDSNPGSRRPFLVNQPRGGAKLYTVSTTGGPAIKIVAKGRPKWSGWAELVRGDISWDAVENTARVIAEVDADILLTVEVEDRLTLDRFNTQVLGGTLGHDPYPFNLLVDGNDSRGIDVGILSRFPVTSVRSHIFDLGDNGTPVFSRDCPEFEVEVGDEPLWILGNHFKSKGFGKASENDKRRRAQARRVREIYEAALARSSRVVVAGDLNDSLASPPIKLLLDAGLREAMTHDSYGTQPPGTHGTGKRDEQKLDYLMFSPELWDRVTHVGVERRGIWAPRTFESFTTVTSKLDQASDHAALFADLDL, from the coding sequence GTGACCATACGTATCGCCACCTTCAACGCCGAGAACCTCTTCCGCCGGCCGACGGTGTTCGGCCTCGACGACGACGCGCGGCGCAAGGAGGTCCTGGACGACTTCACCGAACTGGTCGCTCTCCTCGGCAAGGAGATCTACCAGGAGGCGGACAGGGCGCGGATCGCCGAGCTGATCGTGAAGCACGACGCGCACGACTCGAACCCGGGCAGCCGCCGACCGTTCCTCGTCAACCAGCCCCGGGGCGGCGCCAAGCTCTACACGGTGTCCACGACGGGCGGCCCGGCCATCAAGATCGTCGCCAAGGGGCGGCCCAAGTGGTCCGGTTGGGCCGAGCTGGTGCGCGGTGACATCAGCTGGGACGCGGTGGAGAACACCGCCCGGGTGATAGCCGAGGTGGACGCGGACATCCTGCTCACCGTGGAGGTCGAGGACCGGCTCACCCTGGACCGCTTCAACACCCAGGTGCTGGGCGGCACGCTGGGGCACGACCCGTACCCGTTCAATCTGCTCGTCGACGGCAACGACAGCCGGGGAATCGACGTCGGCATCCTCAGCCGCTTCCCGGTCACCTCCGTGCGGTCGCACATCTTCGACCTCGGCGACAACGGCACGCCGGTGTTCAGCCGGGACTGCCCCGAGTTCGAGGTGGAGGTCGGCGACGAGCCGCTGTGGATCCTCGGCAACCACTTCAAGAGCAAGGGCTTCGGCAAGGCCTCCGAGAACGACAAACGCCGCAGGGCGCAGGCCAGGCGGGTCAGGGAGATCTACGAGGCCGCGCTCGCCCGCTCGTCACGGGTCGTCGTCGCCGGCGACCTCAACGACTCCCTCGCGAGTCCCCCCATCAAGCTCCTCCTCGACGCGGGTCTGCGCGAGGCCATGACCCACGACAGCTACGGCACCCAGCCCCCCGGCACCCACGGCACCGGCAAGCGCGACGAACAGAAGCTCGACTACCTCATGTTCAGCCCCGAGTTGTGGGACCGGGTGACGCACGTCGGCGTGGAGCGCCGGGGCATCTGGGCCCCGAGAACCTTCGAGTCCTTCACCACGGTCACGTCGAAACTCGACCAGGCCTCGGACCACGCGGCCCTCTTCGCCGACCTGGACCTGTGA
- a CDS encoding glycine--tRNA ligase: MAADKIDTIVSLSKRRGFVFPCSEIYGGQRAAWDYGPLGVELKENIKRQWWRYMVTSREDVVGIDSSVILAPEVWVASGHVATFSDPLTECTSCHKRFRADHLEEAYEAKKGRLPENGLADVNCPNCGTKGQFTEPKQFSGLLSTHLGPTQDTGSVAYLRPETAQGIFTNFAQVQTTSRRKPPFGIAQMGKSFRNEITPGNFIFRTREFEQMEMEFFVKPGEDEKWQEYWMQERWNWYTGLGLREENMRWYDHPQEKLSHYSKRTADIEYRFQFGGNEWGELEGVANRTDFDLSAHSKASGQDLSYYDQESSERYTPYVIEPAAGVGRTMLAFLLDAYTEDEAPNAKGKLEKRTVLRLDHRIAPVKVAVLPLSRNPELSPKAKGLAAALRQNWNIDFDDAGAIGRRYRRQDEIGTPYCVTVDFDTLDDNAVTVRERDSMKQERVSLDQIEGYLAGRLVGA; this comes from the coding sequence GTGGCCGCCGACAAGATCGACACCATCGTCAGCCTGAGCAAGCGCCGTGGCTTCGTATTCCCGTGCAGCGAGATCTACGGCGGCCAGCGTGCCGCCTGGGACTACGGACCGCTGGGTGTCGAGCTCAAGGAGAACATCAAGCGTCAGTGGTGGCGCTACATGGTGACGTCGCGCGAGGACGTGGTCGGTATCGACTCGTCCGTCATCCTGGCCCCCGAGGTCTGGGTCGCCTCCGGCCACGTCGCCACCTTCTCCGACCCGCTCACCGAGTGCACCTCCTGCCACAAGCGGTTCCGCGCGGACCACCTGGAGGAGGCGTACGAGGCGAAGAAGGGCCGTCTCCCGGAGAACGGCCTCGCGGACGTCAACTGCCCCAACTGTGGCACCAAGGGCCAGTTCACCGAGCCCAAGCAGTTCTCGGGTCTGCTCTCCACGCACCTCGGCCCCACCCAGGACACCGGCTCCGTCGCGTATCTGCGTCCCGAGACCGCCCAGGGCATCTTCACCAACTTCGCCCAGGTGCAGACCACCTCGCGCCGCAAGCCGCCGTTCGGCATCGCGCAGATGGGCAAGTCCTTCCGCAACGAGATCACGCCCGGCAACTTCATCTTCCGCACCCGCGAGTTCGAGCAGATGGAGATGGAGTTCTTCGTCAAGCCGGGCGAGGACGAGAAGTGGCAGGAGTACTGGATGCAGGAGCGGTGGAACTGGTACACCGGCCTGGGTCTGCGCGAGGAGAACATGCGGTGGTACGACCACCCGCAGGAGAAGCTCTCCCACTACTCCAAGCGCACCGCCGACATCGAGTACCGCTTCCAGTTCGGCGGCAACGAGTGGGGTGAGCTGGAGGGCGTCGCCAACCGCACCGACTTCGACCTCTCCGCCCACTCCAAGGCCTCCGGCCAGGACCTGTCGTACTACGACCAGGAGTCGAGCGAGCGGTACACGCCGTACGTCATCGAGCCGGCCGCCGGTGTCGGCCGCACGATGCTGGCCTTCCTCCTCGACGCGTACACCGAGGACGAGGCGCCCAACGCCAAGGGCAAGCTGGAGAAGCGGACGGTGCTGCGGCTCGACCACCGCATCGCGCCGGTGAAGGTGGCGGTGCTCCCGCTGTCCCGCAACCCCGAGCTGTCCCCGAAGGCGAAGGGGCTCGCGGCGGCGCTGCGGCAGAACTGGAACATCGACTTCGACGACGCGGGCGCGATCGGGCGCCGTTACCGCCGCCAGGACGAGATCGGTACGCCGTACTGCGTGACGGTCGACTTCGACACGCTCGACGACAACGCGGTGACCGTGCGTGAGCGGGACTCGATGAAGCAGGAGCGGGTTTCCCTGGACCAGATCGAGGGTTACCTCGCGGGTCGGCTCGTGGGCGCCTGA
- a CDS encoding metal ABC transporter substrate-binding protein — MNAVRRRVLIPAAATAAAALSLTTLSACSTDSAAAGNTDRFDVVASFYPMAFLAEQIGGKYVNVTSLTEPGQEPHDLEISAKQTAALQESDAVLYLKGLQPSVDDAVAQSGLKTRIDAATLTTMEHHGNEVGGHSAEHDEHENEELAGNDPHIWLDPVKYAEVAKGVGAAFEKADPDHADTYKTNTEALVMKLGALDDQFENGLKNTDTKVFITTHAAFGYLAERYGLTEEAISGLDPESEPSAARVKELEKMAKADGVTTVFYETLVSDKTAKTIAADANLKTDVLDPIEGITEKSRGKDYFSVQEANLKALRSALGAK, encoded by the coding sequence ATGAACGCAGTACGACGACGAGTCCTGATACCCGCGGCGGCGACCGCGGCCGCCGCCCTGAGCCTCACCACGCTCTCGGCCTGCTCCACCGACAGTGCCGCCGCCGGCAACACGGACAGGTTCGACGTCGTCGCGTCGTTCTACCCGATGGCCTTCCTCGCCGAGCAGATCGGCGGGAAGTACGTGAACGTCACCAGTCTGACCGAACCCGGCCAGGAGCCGCACGACCTGGAGATCAGCGCCAAGCAGACCGCCGCGCTCCAGGAGTCGGACGCCGTGCTCTACCTCAAGGGTCTCCAGCCCTCCGTGGACGACGCGGTCGCGCAGTCCGGGCTCAAGACGAGGATCGACGCCGCCACGCTGACCACCATGGAGCACCACGGCAACGAGGTCGGCGGCCACTCGGCCGAGCACGACGAGCACGAGAACGAGGAGCTGGCGGGCAACGACCCCCACATCTGGCTCGACCCCGTGAAGTACGCCGAGGTCGCCAAGGGTGTCGGCGCGGCCTTCGAGAAGGCCGACCCCGACCACGCGGACACCTACAAGACCAACACCGAGGCCCTGGTCATGAAGCTGGGCGCGCTGGACGACCAGTTCGAGAACGGCCTGAAGAACACGGACACCAAGGTATTCATCACCACGCACGCCGCGTTCGGCTACCTCGCCGAGCGCTACGGTCTCACCGAGGAGGCCATCTCCGGTCTCGACCCCGAGTCCGAGCCGAGTGCCGCGCGGGTCAAGGAACTTGAGAAGATGGCGAAGGCCGACGGTGTGACCACGGTGTTCTACGAGACACTCGTCAGCGACAAGACCGCGAAGACCATCGCCGCCGACGCGAACCTCAAGACGGACGTCCTCGACCCGATCGAGGGCATCACCGAGAAGTCGCGCGGCAAGGACTACTTCTCGGTCCAGGAAGCCAACCTCAAGGCCCTCCGCAGCGCCCTGGGAGCCAAATGA
- a CDS encoding metal ABC transporter ATP-binding protein: protein MSEPVISLRGVRAELGSRTVLRGIDLTVNRGEVVALLGANGSGKSTAVRTVIGQVPVSEGEIELFGTPRRRFRDWRRLGYVPQRTTAAGGVPATVTEIVASGRLSRTRLGILRGADHEAIRHALELVGMADRAKDSVNALSGGQHQRVLIARALASEPELLIMDEPMAGVDLASQEVLAETLRGQVERGTTVLLVLHELGPLEPLIDRAVVLRDGCVTHDGPPPKAVGQHALPGHDHVHPHAAPGTEPLRTGLLS, encoded by the coding sequence ATGAGCGAGCCCGTCATCTCGTTGCGCGGAGTCCGCGCCGAACTGGGCTCGCGCACCGTCCTGCGCGGCATCGACCTCACCGTGAACCGCGGTGAGGTCGTCGCGCTGCTCGGCGCCAACGGCTCCGGCAAGTCCACCGCCGTACGCACCGTGATCGGTCAAGTGCCGGTCAGCGAGGGCGAGATCGAGCTGTTCGGCACCCCCCGGCGCCGCTTCCGCGACTGGCGGCGCCTCGGCTACGTACCGCAGCGCACCACGGCGGCGGGCGGTGTCCCGGCGACGGTGACGGAGATCGTGGCCTCGGGCCGGCTCTCCCGCACCCGCCTCGGCATCCTGCGCGGGGCCGACCACGAGGCGATCCGGCACGCCCTGGAGCTGGTCGGCATGGCGGACCGCGCCAAGGACTCGGTGAACGCCCTCTCCGGCGGCCAGCACCAGCGCGTCCTGATCGCCCGCGCGCTCGCCTCCGAACCCGAACTGCTGATCATGGACGAGCCGATGGCGGGCGTCGACCTGGCCAGCCAGGAGGTGCTCGCCGAGACGCTCCGGGGACAGGTCGAGCGCGGTACGACCGTGCTGCTGGTCCTGCACGAACTGGGCCCGCTGGAGCCGCTGATCGACCGTGCGGTGGTCCTCCGCGACGGCTGTGTGACGCACGACGGCCCGCCCCCGAAGGCGGTCGGCCAGCACGCGCTGCCCGGCCACGACCACGTCCACCCGCACGCGGCACCGGGCACGGAGCCGCTCCGCACGGGCCTGCTGAGCTGA
- a CDS encoding metal ABC transporter permease, which produces MEFLDYAFMQRALLAAVLVGVTAPAIGIYLVQRRQALMGDGIGHVAMTGVGLGFMLSWSPVWMATLVSVVGAVVMELIRWYGKTRGDIALAMLFYGGMAGGVMLINLAPGGTNANLMSFLFGSLSTVSQEDITAICVLAAFVIVMTLALRRQLFAVSQDEEFARVTGLPVRALNLLTAVTAAVTVTVAMRVVGLLLVSALMVVPVAAAQQLTRSFAATFAVAVAIGVSVTIGGTVTSYYQDVPPGATIVLLAIAAFMALTALAAPLARRRAKALEAAAGDPAECVIPGPRDAAGAGVARDTVPTARGPVEGATG; this is translated from the coding sequence ATGGAATTCCTCGACTACGCCTTCATGCAGCGGGCCCTGCTCGCCGCCGTCCTCGTCGGCGTCACCGCCCCCGCGATCGGCATCTACCTCGTCCAGCGCCGCCAGGCCCTCATGGGCGACGGCATCGGCCATGTCGCGATGACCGGCGTCGGCCTCGGCTTCATGCTCTCCTGGTCACCGGTGTGGATGGCGACGCTGGTGTCCGTGGTCGGCGCGGTGGTCATGGAACTGATCCGCTGGTACGGGAAGACCCGCGGCGACATCGCGCTCGCCATGCTCTTCTACGGCGGTATGGCGGGCGGTGTGATGCTCATCAACCTCGCGCCCGGCGGCACCAACGCCAATCTGATGTCGTTCCTCTTCGGTTCGCTGTCGACCGTGTCACAGGAGGACATCACCGCGATCTGTGTGCTGGCCGCGTTCGTGATCGTGATGACGCTGGCGCTGCGGCGGCAGCTGTTCGCGGTCAGTCAGGACGAGGAGTTCGCCCGGGTCACCGGTCTGCCGGTGCGCGCGCTGAACCTGCTGACGGCGGTCACGGCGGCGGTGACCGTGACGGTCGCCATGCGTGTCGTCGGTCTGCTGCTGGTGTCCGCGCTGATGGTCGTCCCCGTGGCCGCCGCGCAGCAGCTGACCCGCAGTTTCGCGGCGACCTTCGCGGTCGCGGTCGCCATCGGGGTCTCGGTGACCATCGGCGGCACGGTCACCTCGTACTACCAGGACGTGCCGCCCGGCGCGACGATCGTGCTGCTCGCCATCGCCGCGTTCATGGCGCTGACCGCGTTGGCGGCCCCGCTGGCCAGGAGGCGGGCGAAGGCGCTGGAGGCGGCGGCCGGCGACCCGGCGGAGTGTGTGATCCCGGGGCCCCGGGACGCGGCCGGGGCGGGGGTGGCCAGGGACACGGTTCCGACCGCCCGGGGCCCCGTCGAGGGGGCCACGGGATGA
- a CDS encoding Fur family transcriptional regulator — protein sequence MTTAGPVRGRSTRQRAAVAAALDEVDEFRSAQELHDMLKHKGDSVGLTTVYRTLQSLADAGEVDVLRTSDGESVYRRCSTGEHHHHLVCRVCGKAVEVEGPAVEKWADAIAAEHGFVNVAHTVEIFGTCAECAAK from the coding sequence GTGACGACCGCCGGACCCGTACGAGGTCGTTCCACCCGGCAGCGGGCGGCCGTGGCCGCGGCACTCGACGAGGTCGACGAGTTCCGCAGCGCCCAGGAACTCCACGACATGCTCAAGCACAAGGGCGACTCGGTGGGGCTCACCACCGTCTACCGCACGCTCCAGTCCCTCGCCGACGCGGGCGAGGTCGATGTCCTGCGCACCTCCGACGGCGAGTCCGTCTACCGCCGCTGCTCGACCGGCGAGCACCACCACCACCTGGTCTGCCGGGTCTGCGGCAAGGCCGTCGAGGTGGAGGGCCCGGCGGTCGAGAAGTGGGCCGACGCGATCGCCGCCGAACACGGCTTCGTGAACGTCGCCCACACGGTGGAGATCTTCGGCACCTGCGCGGAGTGCGCGGCAAAGTAA
- a CDS encoding glycosyltransferase family 2 protein, whose translation MIPAHDEEAMVATIVGQALAAARPGDRVLVVDSGSTDDTARRAREAGAEVIGGPLGKGAAMRLAVSAVDSEWTCFLDADLATSERNVPALLREAAAGGTADHVVGDYEYDHPGTILASTFTIYEPLTARFFPEVGHLGANALTGYRAVRTRLLRAAPLPADFGVEAFLNISIALAGGRAEVCHLGVIGSRYRFHGGSMATQIGTRILDMAEAHGRLAPADRPDWDQWLHAGVAALAPNAADQGRSALLSRLFTTVRRPMPPTGTPTTTHLTSHSGI comes from the coding sequence GTGATTCCGGCACACGACGAAGAGGCCATGGTGGCCACGATCGTCGGTCAGGCCCTCGCCGCCGCACGGCCCGGCGACCGGGTGCTGGTCGTCGACAGCGGCTCGACCGACGACACGGCCCGGCGGGCCCGTGAGGCGGGCGCGGAGGTGATCGGCGGCCCGCTCGGCAAGGGCGCGGCCATGCGGCTGGCCGTGTCGGCGGTCGACAGCGAGTGGACGTGCTTCCTGGACGCGGACCTCGCCACCTCGGAGCGGAACGTGCCCGCGCTGCTGCGCGAGGCCGCGGCCGGCGGTACGGCGGACCATGTGGTCGGCGACTACGAGTACGACCACCCCGGCACCATCCTGGCGTCGACCTTCACCATCTACGAGCCGCTCACCGCCCGGTTCTTCCCGGAGGTCGGCCATCTCGGCGCCAACGCGCTCACCGGCTACCGTGCCGTCCGGACCCGGCTGCTGCGCGCCGCCCCGCTGCCGGCGGACTTCGGGGTGGAGGCCTTCCTCAACATCTCCATCGCCCTGGCCGGCGGGCGGGCGGAGGTCTGTCACCTCGGAGTCATCGGCAGCCGCTACCGCTTCCACGGTGGCTCGATGGCGACCCAGATAGGCACCAGGATCCTGGACATGGCCGAGGCCCACGGCCGCCTGGCCCCGGCCGACCGGCCGGACTGGGACCAGTGGCTCCACGCGGGCGTCGCCGCCCTCGCCCCGAACGCCGCCGACCAGGGCCGCTCGGCCCTCCTCTCCCGCCTCTTCACCACCGTCCGCCGCCCGATGCCCCCGACCGGGACACCGACGACGACGCACCTGACGAGCCACTCGGGCATCTGA